In Sphaerospermopsis torques-reginae ITEP-024, the genomic window TGTATTTGACATCCTACTCCGATGACTAGGAGGCGTTTCATTCCCGATTTTTCGATTTGTTCTAATACGGATAGGTTGGGGGATAATGTAGGTTTATTTACTTTAGCTGCTAGTATTTCTTCGGGGGTGCGGGCGATGATGGGCATGGGTTGAAAGCGGTCTTCTTTGGAGTTTTGCACACAGACTACTCCTTCTACTAAGCCCCGGTTAAGCATTTCTATGGCGATGGTGCTGACTATTCCTGTCCATTGTGCGCCTTCTATGGGTTGTATTTTGCGGGCAGCCATCATTTCTTGATGTACGCCAAAATATAGTTCGTTTTCGTTTTCCAGGTTGCGGGGGCGGTTATGGGTGCTGGTTTCTAGTTCGTCTATTCTTTGGGTAATGAAGGCGCACGCTTCTTTGACGTAGTGGATATAGTAGGTGTCGCATAGTCCGCATTCGCTACAAAGTTCTTTGGCGGGGCGCACGCTTCCGGGTTTGAGGGCTTTGGCTTTTTTGTGTTTGTTGGTGTCTATGGATGTCATTTATTTTGTTTGTTTTACTCAAATATTGCTTTTATTACCTTACCGTTACAAGCTATGAACTTGAAGATTGAGATTGAACAAGAGGAAGACGGGCGTTTTATTGCTGAGGTGATTGATATTCCCGGTGTTTTGGCCTACGGAAGCACAAGACAGGAAGCGGTGGCTAAGGTTCAGGCTTTGGCTTTGCGTGTTGTAGCTGATAAACTGGCACATGATAAGTTAAAATATGATTTATATTCAATTACTCTCTAATGAGTAAGCAAATTAATACACCAAGGAATTTAGATGCTGCGTATATTCCAAAATGCAAAACGCTTAATATCAGTGTGCCTAGCTACATTGCTAATTGTGGTAAGCACTATAACTATTTTTCCATCTACAGCTAGTGCAGATAATAATGTGGTAAAAATCGAATGTACCTCAGACTGCGGTAATATCTTTTCATTTGTAACCGGAATGGTTTCTGGTAGCGCAGTAACGATTATTGCTCTTACTACTAATACAACAAGTTTAGTTGCTACTGGGGCTGCTATTGGACAAACAGCTGTAACAGCTTTAGCTACATTAGGTACTGCTGCTACAACTGTTGTATCAGCACCAGTTCTAGTTCCTGTAGCAGCAACAGTAGCAGTAGGAGCAGTAGGTGGATACGTTGCATCTCAGGTAGTAAACAGTTTCAATGATAACCACAGTCAAAATGCAAATTAGCAGTTTCTTATTTCCTGTAGTTTGTACAATTTTGTAAATCACTAATTTTTTAACCCGGATTTCTCACAAGAGGAAAAATAATTGATGAAAAGCTACACCAAGTGAAATTTATTTGATACATGAAGCGCAGCGATGATAAAAAATAGATGCCACAGTATAAATTCAATAAAAGTTATAATAAATTCTATGTAAATTAGCACCCAAATACGGAGACAAAGACTCTTTTAGTGAAATCAGACATCAGAAAACAGAGTTAAGAAAAAACTTATTTCTCAACCCTAAATAAAAACTAAAAATGAGCTATTGAATTGCCGAATAATTAACCAGGATTGGGTAATAACTGCAAACAACGGTAAGCAGCAGCATAAATATCCTGGTAAGGACAAGAACTATTAATTGCAATCAAAATTCTGCGGCTACTGACAGTAATCAAAGCCCCTAACTTCAACAACTTGGTACGGATAGTTCCAACTTGAGCATTCTTTAATTCCGTCTTCACCAAACATTTATTTCGCAAAGCATTCATCAAAACATAAGCAATAGAAGAGAACCACAAACGTAATTGATTACCCGCAAATGTATGGGTACTGGTTCTATCACTAAACAGTTCTAACTGTTGTTCCTTAAACCGATTTTCCATCTCACCTCTGGGACAATACTTTTGAGTATAAAGTTCACCAGGAGGTATTTTATTTGTGGGAATTGATGTGACAACAAAGCGAACATTAGTTCCGTTTGACCCATGTTCGACTTTGGCAACTACACGACGAGGATGACTACAAGAAGTAATAGTTTGATAATTTATAGACCGATACCAAATGGAATTGTCAATGAGTTGAGATGCCATTTCTTTGAGTTGAACATCTGGGGTAAATAGGGTTTCTAAAAATGAAACTACTTTAAACAGCTTCTGCTCAAACTCTTGCTGGGCTTGATTTTGAGTATTTTTTGTCATTTTGATTAACCGACTATTTTGTGGCATCCCAAATACATATTCTACTCCCCTTTGTAATTCACACCAGTTCATGATGTCTTCTCTGGAGTAAGCACTATCTCCTCGCACGAATATTTCTACGTTTTTCCATTCTGTTCTTATTTGTTTAATTACTCTCTGGAGTTCTGATAATGCCCCTTCTGCTGGGTCTACGTTTGACGCTCTTAATTTGGCTGCTAATAGATGTTTTCCACAGAATATATAAAGTGGTGCATAACAATATGCTCCATAATATGTGTTGAAAAATACTTGTTCTTGATTCCCATGTACTAAATCATCGGTTACGTCTAAGTCTAGGATTATTTGTTTCGGTTCACTAGAATATGATTCTAGGAATATTTTCACAAATAATTTTTCTATTTCTGCGGTAGAATGTCCGATGCGATGATATCTACTTTCTGCTCCCTGTTCTATGTTTAGAGGACAATGTTCTAACCGATTTAATGTACTTTTTGAAGCTAATGTTACTGGTTCTTTTTCTTGCCCTATTCTTTTTCCTACTGCTATGGCAAACATGGGGTCATGACGTAGTTCTTCATGGTCGTTTAGGTCTTCATATCCCATGATTAACCCATATATTCTTTGTGCTATTAGGTCTTCTATCGAATGTTGTCTTTTATTTGGTTGCCTGTAATCTTGGAAACATTGTGCTAGTCTTGCTGTGATCTGTAGTTTCCTGTCTATCTCCGCAATTAAACTTAGTCCTGCATCTGATGTTACTTTCCCACCTTGGAAATTTACTACTACTGGGCGGGTTTTTTCTCTTTCAAATTTGAACTGTTTTGGTGTACAATCTGTTGATACTTGGGTCATACTTTATAACTGTTGAAATGGTTTCTACATATACATTTTCTCAGTTTTTGACCCTTTTTTTCTTTTTCTTTGTGAGAAATCCGGGTTAAAAATGCTTAATGGTGTGGTGTCAACTTAATCAAAAAATGGCTGATCTGTTAGCTTCCACACCCGCCCAGAAATGAATTTCAGGGCTAATAACCAAAGTAAACTAAAGTTTACTAGAAGATTTTTTCTGTATTTAGTCATCTTTAGATGACTTTTGCTATTAGACTGGGAATTCATTCCCAGTCGGGTTATGGTTTAGTCAAACTCATAGATTACAAATGGGAAGAACTAGAGCAAAGCAGCAATCTCTTTGCTATATTAGTAATGGCACATTTAAAAACCAAAACTACTACCAACAAACTCACAGATAGGGAGCAGTGGAAATGGCAATTAATTAGAAGTTTATATGAGCGAGGTTTAAGCAGATATGACATTGAAAACCTCTTTATATTTATTGACAAAATGATGTCATTAACTCAGGAATTGCAACAGAAATTGCTCACCAAAATAACCGAGTATGAAAAGGAGAGAGAAATGCCTTTTTTAACACCCACTGAAGAAATTTTCCTAGAAAGAGGCGAAAAAAAAGGTCGCAAACAAGATATTATTAAACTTCTGCAAGTCAAGTTTGGTGATGTTCCCGAAATACTGAGCAAAAATATTCAGAAGATTGATGATCTAACCGCTTTAGAAGAATTATTTGTATCATCAATTACGATTACTTCTTTGGAAGAATTTACCAATTTAGTTAATTCTAAATTACCAACATCACAAGAGTAATAGTAGAAAAAACAGAGGTAGAGAAATATAGAATTATCTTGAATTATAATAAATTTATTTCTCTACTTCCTTACCTCTTTAAATTTTCTAATTACTTTAATTTGGTGTCAAACCTGAAAGCAAGATATCTGTTTTTATCAATAAATTACAGATCCAAAAAATTCGCCATTTATAATCTATGAATTATGATTTTTGAAATATGAATAAAGAGAGAGCGAATAGATCCCCGACTTCTTGAAAAAGTTGGGGATCTGGCTATGTATCGCTTCCCACTGTTGATCTTGACTCTCACTCACCCCTGATACATAGAATGTCTATTTTGTCAACCCACCTTTTTACAAGACATGAATCAACCTCTCATTTCACCCGAAAAAAAGTTTACGAAATCACTGCTTTTTTTCTATGCAGATTTTGAGCATTTCTCAAATAACGTAAAATCAAGGGTTTTGGCTATATCTAAACCTTGTTTTTACTAAATGACATACTAAGCCTTGATTATGAAATTTTGAAAAATTATAGCAAATCGCCGAAAGTATTGCAAGATCGTGGATAAATAAAAATAATTCTCAAGTAATTGTTAAGAAAATATAAAGAGGAAATTTCTAAAGTTAGGAATATTTAAACTATTAATAGTATTATTATAACTTTAAATTATAACTCAATTAACCAACAAAGTTAAAATCAGCTTTTTTGCAGTCTGCTTTTATATATTATAGGGATTTATTAAGGCTAAAAATATACGAGTTTTGAAAAAGCGAGATTAATTCTAACTTTGCGCCTTTGCACCTTTGCACCTTTGTACCTTTGCGCGCAATCTGGATCAAAATGTGGTTCATTTACCTGAAAATAGCTGTAAATAGAAAAAGATTAAATAAACCCATGACACAACCAAACCTACTCCCTATTCCTCCCCACTTCCACCCCAGTAAAGTCGGTGAAATATACCGCGTACCTTATCAACAACTAGCATCTGAAGCAGAAGCATGGACAAAACAATATAATATTCCCCCAGCAGCAACCGATAAAAACCGCATTTGTCTATTATTAATAGATGTCCAAAACACCTTTTGTATTCCAGAATTTGAATTATTTGTAGGTGGAGAAACTGGAACTGGTGCTGTTGATGATAACAGAAGATTGTGTGAGTTTATTTATCGCAACTTGGGAAGAATTACCAAAATTATCCCCACCTTAGATACTCACACAGCAATGCAAATTTTCCATCCGATTTTTTGGATCAATGCAAATGGAGAACATCCCACACCAGCAGCAACTAATATCACTTTCGCAGATATTGAAAAAGGGATTTGGCAAGTTAACCCAGCAGTTGCTCATAGTGTGACTAATGGAGATTATGAACTTCTGAAAAAACAAGCTGTTCACTATGTTAAACAACTAGATAAAGATGGTAAATATCCCTTGACAATTTGGCCTTATCATTCTATGTTAGGGGGAATTGGTCATGCTTTAGTTTCCGCAGTGGAACAAGCAATATTTTTTCATAGTATTGCTCGTCAAAGTCAAACCCAATTTGAATTAAAAGGAGAAAATGCTTTAACAGAAAATTATTCTATTTTACGTCCCGAAGTTTTAACAGGATTTGATGAAAAACCAATTGCACAGAAAAACACAAATTTGATTAAACAACTTTTAGAATATGATGCAGTGATTATTACAGGACAAGCAAAAAGTCATTGTGTGGCGTGGACAATTGACGATTTATTAACAGAAATTCAACAGGTAGATAGCACCCTGACAAATAAAATCTATTTGTTAGAAGATTGCACCTCACCTGTTGTTGTACCGGGAGTTGTTGACTACACAGAACAAGCTAACTCTACTTTTGCTAAATTTGCAGCAGCAGGAATGCACATGATTAAATCAACAGAATGGGTAATTGGTAATTGGTAATTGGTAATTGGTAATTGGTAATTGGGAAGAATAAACTTTTGCCTCTTACTTCTTGCATTATTACTGTCACCTGTCACCTGTCACCTCTCCTCTATTTCAAATATTTTTTTGGATCTTTTGCAGTCCAACCAAGGGGTTCATTAGCACGAATTTCAAAATGTAAATGTGGTTCTCTAGAAGTTGGTTGACCTGTAGCACCAACAGTTCCTAATATGTCACCTGGTTTTACATTTTGTCCCAGTTTAACTTGTATGGTTTCTAATTGAGCGTAACGAGTTTGTAGTCCACCTGCATGATTAATAATCACTAATTTTCCGTAGCTGGCTTGATCTTTAGCAAAGACTACAATCCCAGGAGCGATCGCTTGCACAGATGTACCAACTTCTGCTACTAAATCTACACCACTATGAAAAAAAACTTTACCTGTAATCGGGTGAATTTGCCACCCATAAGGTAAGGCTACATTTGTAGAATTAGCTAAAGGATATCCGGTTATACTTGCTGATGATGCAGTTTGTACAGGAGAACTAGCAATTATCCGATTTTGTCTTTCTCTCATTCCTGGTAAAACAGGAACAAAAACAACTCTGGGGTTTTGTTGACAACCATTAATTTCAAACAATGTATCTGGACGAACTTTGTATTTTGCTGCCACTTGTCTCCAATTTTGACCACTGGGAACTTGTACCACAATTCCATCAAAGGGGGGAATTTGCAATTGAGTACCAGGTGTCAAAGTACCGTTATTAACAAAGGGATTCATGTTAATAATTGTTTCTGGCATGAGCTTATATCGCTCGGCTATGCTATCTAAAGTCTCACCACCAGTAACTTGATGTTTTTGAATTCTCGATAAGGCTGGAGTTGGACAACTTGGTACTGCATTCGCGCTTTGCAGTTGTAGCATTGTGGAAATTAGCCCCAAGCTGCTAATTAAGCTACAGAGAAACATTGGACGATAGCGAAAAGTCATGTCAACTAAGAAAGAAATAGCTAATTCTAGATTTTAGTTGGGGAATTTTCAAGATGGGATCATTTTTTTGCTTGACCGATAATTCTTTCATGGTATAAGTCCCCAAACTTAACCCCAGAGTCAATTCAAAATCCAAAATCCGAAAACTGAAGATGATCCCAAATAATGTATTCAATTTCTGTTAACTAATCTGTTCACTTATCATTTACTTGACTAAACTTAGAAATTAGTAATGTAAGCATTCAGCTATCAGCAGTCAGCAGTCAGCTTTTTCCAGCTTACTTCCAAACCCACTATTTGATTATCTACTGATTGATCAAACATTTCCACCTATACCTCCTGCCTCCAGCAAAGCTGCCTCCTGACTCCTTTACGGACGAAGCATTCGGGCAATCAATTATCAATTTTCGTCCAAGGCTATTTTCCGAATGCTTCGCCCCTACGACTCCTGACTCCTGAATTCTTACCTAGTAACTGTCTGACTGTGATCGCAATTATTCGTAATTAACTAATATCTAATATGAAGTTGTCCATAAAGCAATTAGCAGTTTATCTGTTTTTAGTGGCTATGGGTGGTAGTCTGGGTGTACTTGGTAGTCGATTTTTGCCCAGTAATGGTTCGTTTCAAGAGTTGAAAAATGTTACAGCGGCTTTACCTTCAGAATCTGTGATTACCTATCCTTCTAAGGGCTTGCCTAATTCTTCTGGTGGCGATAATGTAAATTTTATTGCTGCTGCTGTACAAAAAGTAGGTCCTGCGGTTGTGCGAATTAATGCTACTCGTAAAGTAGCAAATCCAATTTTTGACGCTTTGAAAAATCCTGTATGGCAGCGTTTTTTTGGTGAGGATGAAGAACCAATTCCCCAAGAACGAATTGAGCGCGGTACTGGTTCAGGGTTTATACTCAGCGAAGATGGTCAATTATTAACAAATGCTCACGTAGTCGCCCAAACAGATACGGTATTAGTCACCCTCAAAGATGGTCGCACTTTTGAAGGTAAGGTGGTGGGAGTTGATACTGTCACCGATGTAGCAGTGGTCAAAATTCCTGCGGATAAATTGCCTACCGTTAAATTAGGTAATTCACAAAACTTAATTCCTGGTCAGTGGG contains:
- a CDS encoding IS1380 family transposase, whose translation is MTQVSTDCTPKQFKFEREKTRPVVVNFQGGKVTSDAGLSLIAEIDRKLQITARLAQCFQDYRQPNKRQHSIEDLIAQRIYGLIMGYEDLNDHEELRHDPMFAIAVGKRIGQEKEPVTLASKSTLNRLEHCPLNIEQGAESRYHRIGHSTAEIEKLFVKIFLESYSSEPKQIILDLDVTDDLVHGNQEQVFFNTYYGAYCYAPLYIFCGKHLLAAKLRASNVDPAEGALSELQRVIKQIRTEWKNVEIFVRGDSAYSREDIMNWCELQRGVEYVFGMPQNSRLIKMTKNTQNQAQQEFEQKLFKVVSFLETLFTPDVQLKEMASQLIDNSIWYRSINYQTITSCSHPRRVVAKVEHGSNGTNVRFVVTSIPTNKIPPGELYTQKYCPRGEMENRFKEQQLELFSDRTSTHTFAGNQLRLWFSSIAYVLMNALRNKCLVKTELKNAQVGTIRTKLLKLGALITVSSRRILIAINSSCPYQDIYAAAYRCLQLLPNPG
- a CDS encoding type II toxin-antitoxin system HicB family antitoxin — its product is MNLKIEIEQEEDGRFIAEVIDIPGVLAYGSTRQEAVAKVQALALRVVADKLAHDKLKYDLYSITL
- a CDS encoding LysM peptidoglycan-binding domain-containing M23 family metallopeptidase; translated protein: MTFRYRPMFLCSLISSLGLISTMLQLQSANAVPSCPTPALSRIQKHQVTGGETLDSIAERYKLMPETIINMNPFVNNGTLTPGTQLQIPPFDGIVVQVPSGQNWRQVAAKYKVRPDTLFEINGCQQNPRVVFVPVLPGMRERQNRIIASSPVQTASSASITGYPLANSTNVALPYGWQIHPITGKVFFHSGVDLVAEVGTSVQAIAPGIVVFAKDQASYGKLVIINHAGGLQTRYAQLETIQVKLGQNVKPGDILGTVGATGQPTSREPHLHFEIRANEPLGWTAKDPKKYLK
- a CDS encoding isochorismatase; this encodes MTQPNLLPIPPHFHPSKVGEIYRVPYQQLASEAEAWTKQYNIPPAATDKNRICLLLIDVQNTFCIPEFELFVGGETGTGAVDDNRRLCEFIYRNLGRITKIIPTLDTHTAMQIFHPIFWINANGEHPTPAATNITFADIEKGIWQVNPAVAHSVTNGDYELLKKQAVHYVKQLDKDGKYPLTIWPYHSMLGGIGHALVSAVEQAIFFHSIARQSQTQFELKGENALTENYSILRPEVLTGFDEKPIAQKNTNLIKQLLEYDAVIITGQAKSHCVAWTIDDLLTEIQQVDSTLTNKIYLLEDCTSPVVVPGVVDYTEQANSTFAKFAAAGMHMIKSTEWVIGNW